The bacterium nucleotide sequence AACATCCGCTGCAGCTGCTGCTGGGCGTCGTCTCCTTGCGCCCGTGCCAGAAAGGAATGCGCGTGGTCGAGGATCTCGTTCTCGACCTCGGTGATATAAGACTCGACCTTGGCAAAGCCCGCGAACGCCTCGCGCATGTCCGCGATGAGAGGACCGATGGCCCGGCGACTCACCGTTCGATTGAGCTCTCGGATCTGATCCCGCACCTGGCGCTGCACGACCGGCTCCTGGTGCAGGGCCTGGCCGACCTTCTTCTCGAAGCGCTCGATCTCGCCGCGTAGCCTTTCCTGCTCTTTTTCCGGCAGCTCGCTGAACTGCTCGGGGCTGACGATCTCACCATCGCTCAACGGAGCGAAGGCGATACCGACCGGCGTACGCAGCAATGCGATCCCGCTGTCCGCGGCCTTCTTGGCCAGAGTCTCGATAATCTCCTGCTGCCTCTGCTCGGCGGTTTCGGTGATGCTTCTGCGCCGACCCTGGTATTCCTCGCCCTCGAACACGGCCCGGAGCACCGTCCCGACCTCAGCGATGAGACGTTCCATTTCGGACCGAAGCTCCGCGCCCTTACCCGCCGGAAGTCTGAGCAGGTGCGGTTTTTGCGCCTCCTTGAAGTTGTTGACATAGCAGCAGTCATCGGGCTTCGGCTGCTCCTTCGCCCGGGCCGAGAGATAGCGCTGAATGGCGCCGTGCTTGCCCATCCCCGGCGGGCCGAACGCGAAGACGTTGTAGCCGGCACCCTCGAGCTCGATGCCGAATTCGACCGCCGCCAGCGCGCGCGTCTGCCCGGGCGCCTCGGTCGGCGCCTCGAGCTCGGATGTCGTGTCGAAGCCAAGCTTCGATGCATCACAAGCGCGGTACAGGTCGCTCGGCGAGAGCTCCGCGACGGTTCGCATCCTTCGTCAGTCTCCGGCCGGCTCCCCAGGCCGTCCATACCCGTATAGGCGGGACCGGACCACGCCGCTGGGTAGCCTCGTTCGAGGCGACCCGGGGCGCCACACAAGACCATCGCGCCTGCTACACTCGCCGCCCCAAAAAGGGGCATGAGGAGGCTTGTTTGGCCGTCAGCGAAACCACTTCAGGACGCTTTACAGAGCTCAAACGTGAGATCAGAGAGCGGCGCGAGCGCGAGTTTCTGGCGCCGATCGCGGTCTGTTCGGCGGACAGCCGCGGCCGCGAGCAAGAGGAAGCTCCGGATCCCTACCGGACCTGCTTCGAGCGGGACCGAGACCGGATCCTCTACTCGAAACCGTTTCGCCGCCTCAAGCAAAAGGCGCAGGTCTTCATCAATCCCGAGGGCGACCATGTCGTCACCCGGTTGACGCACACCCTTCAGGTCACCCAGATCGCTCGCTCGCTGGCCGCCGCGCTGGGCCTCAACGAGACCCTGACCGAGGCTATCTGTCTCGGCCATGAAGTCGGGCACGCACCGTTCGGGCACATCGGCGAAGAGGCCCTGTCGCCGTACGTCGAAGGCGAGTGGCTCCACTCCGAACAGGGCGTACGCGTCTTCAGCGTCCTCGAGCCGATCAATCTGAGTTGGGAAGTTCTCGACGGCATCCGCGCCCATACCTGGAAAATCACACCTGGGCCCGCCACTCAGGAAGGCATGTTGATCCGCTACGCCGACCGCATCGCCTATCTGGTCCACGACATGGAGGATGCGGTGCGTGCGGGCATTCTCACTCACGCGATGCTGCCGGCAGAGAGCCGCGCGGTCTTCGGCGAACCCGGACGGCAATGGGTCTCGACCATGATCCACGCCGTCATCGACGAGTCGATTCGGCTGGGCGAGGTCGCCATAGCTCCCCGCGTGCTCGAGGCCATGAACGGCTTTCGCGCCTTCATGTTCGAGAACGTCTACCTGCGACCCGAGTCCAAGATCCAGGCCGCGAAGGCGGTGCGCATTCTCCGTGACCTCGTCGATTACTACCTCGACCATCCCGACGAGATGCCCGCGAGCTACCGCCTGCGCGAGGAGCCCCTCGTGACCCAGGTCCTCGACGTGGTCGCGGGCATGACCGACCGCTACGCCCTGCGGGTCCACGACCAGATCTTCCGGCCGGCCAGAACCGTCTAGTAGCGCGTGGACGGAAACCGTCCATCGAGGGGCTATCCCGCATACGCCCTGGCCGTACTCGTCCTGGTCTACGTCTTCAACTTTATCGACCGGCAGATCCTCTCGATCCTCGCCGAGGACATCAAGGCCGACCTGGGGCTCTCGGACGCCAGCCTGGGCTTCCTCTACGGCACGGCGTTCGCGGTCTTCTACGCCATCTTCGGCATCCCGCTCGGACGCCTGGCTGACATCTGGACTCGCAAGAAGGTGATCGCAATCGGCCTGTTCGCCTGGAGCGCGATGACGGCGCTCTCCGGCACGGCCCGGAGCCTCGCGAGCCTGGCCGCGTTTCGGATCGGCGTCGGCATCGGCGAGTCGAGTGCCAGCCCGGCGGCGTTCTCGATGCTCGGCGACTACTTCCCGCCTCGCCGGCGAGCCACGGCCGTCGCCGTCTATTCGAGCGGCGTCTTCATCGGCTCGGGCGTCGGGCTCTTTCTCGGCGGCTGGATCGTCGACTCCTGGAACAGCGCTTTCCCGACCGGCGGCCCGTTCGGCCTGGTCGGCTGGCAAGCGGCGTTCTTCGGCGTCGGCCTGCCGGGGCTCCTGATGGCGCTCTGGGTCTGGACGCTCCGCGAGCCGGCCCGCGGCGCTTCGGAGGGTCTGGCCGCCGCTGAGCTTCATCCTCATCCTTTTCGAGAGCTCTTCCGAGAGATCGCGGCCATCGTGCCGCCGTTCACCGTGCTCTCGATCGCACGCGGTGAATCGGGGCTTCGCGGCGTGGTCCGAAACCTGGCTATCGCGGGCGCCTGCGCCGCGACCGCCTGGGCGCTGACCGCTGCGACCGGGGACACCATTCAATGGGTCGCCCTGGCCATCGGTCTCTACGCTTTCTTTTCCTGGCTGCAGGGCCTCGCGCTCCGCGACCGGCCGGCGTATGTGCTCATCTACCGAAGCCGAGCCATGGTGTTCGGCATGCTCGGCTTCGGATTCCTGTCGTTCGCCGGCTATGGCCTCGGCTTCTGGTTCGCTCCCTACTTCATTCGCGTCTTCGACGCCGGCGTCGGCCAGGTGGGTATGGTCCTCGGCGTGGTGACCGCGGTGGCGGGCTGGCTGGGCGTAACGACCGGCGGCGTCTTTTCGGACTGGCTCAAGCAAAGGAATCCCCGCGCCCGGCTTCACGTGGGCATGGCAACGGCCGCCGCGGCTCTCGCCGTTGGAGTGCTTTTCCTCAACTCGGGCGAGCGCACCACCGCCTACGCCCTGGTCTTCGGCTTTCAACTGTCCTCGCCGTTTTGGATCGGATCGGCGGTGGCGCTGGCCAACGAAATCGTCCTGCCGCGCATGCGCGCCTCGGCCTCCGCCTTTTACCTCCTGGCGGTCACTTTCGTCGGACTGGCTCTCGGCCCGTACGCGATCGGCAAGCTGAGCGACCGCTTCGTGAGCGCCGGCGCGCCAAGTGCCGAGGCACTTCAGCGCGCCCTCATGGTCTCGCTGGCGGCCTACATCCTGGCTTTTGTCCTGCTTTGGATCGCCAGCCGCTTCGTAGAGCGCGAAGAGGGCGACCGCGTCGAGCGCGCCCGGGCGGCGGGCGAGGCCTAGCCCCCGTCCGTTTTTGTAGCGGTCGAACTCCGTGTCGACCGTCTTGGTTGTGGCAGTCGAGCTCCGACGAGTCTCTCGGTAGCTCCAGCCGACAGTAGGCCGCCGGTGCTGCCTCTCCGCGAGCCATCAGCCGATGGCGAGGCTCGCTCCGAGGCGCACGCGGCCGGCCTCTCAGTCGACCGGGAACGTAGCGATCGTCCTGTTACCTATCTGTCCGAGCCCTACACACGGAGCTCGACCGCCAGGGGCCACGTTGACATCGTTTTGGGGTATCTCCAGCCCGCCGCCCAGACGAGAGCTTGACCCGCTCGCTCCCAGGTGTATACTGTATTAGTACAGTGACACACCAATGATCGAAATAGACCCTAGAGACGCTCGACCCATTTGGCGCCAAATCGAGCAGGGGCTGCGCGACCTGATTCGGAGGGGACGGCTCGAACCGGGCGTTGCCGTTCCGTCGGTCCGCGAACTTGCCAGGTCACAGCGGGTGAACCCGGCGACGGTCTCCAAGGCCTACCGCAGCCTGACCGACGCCGGCTATCTCGAGGTGCGTCGTGGAGAGGGAACGTTCGTGGCAGTCACCGCACCGCGCCTGGACAGCCGCCGTCGTCGAGAGATCCTGCGGTCCGAAGCGGCTCGTCTCATCGAGTTCGCCATGGGCCTGGATGTGAGTGCTGATGAGCTCTCCAGTGTGCTCGACGAGATCTGGTCCGAGCACCTGGAGGGTGCCACGAGTTTGCGGGAGAGGAAGCATGCCCGAATCCGACTGTGACCTCCATCTCCAGAACGTCTCTATTGCCTACGGGAGAAGCCCCGTTCTGGAAGATGTCACCTTCCAAGTTCGGCGTGGCACTACCTACGCGCTGCTGGGTCGAAACGGCACCGGCAAGTCGTCGCTCATTCGGAGTCTTCTCGGCCATAGACCCGCGCGCGCCGGAAAGATTCGGCTACTCGGCGAAGACCCCTGGAAGAAGCGCAAGTCCTTGATGAACGAGATCGGCGTTGTCCCCGAGACGCCCGATGCGCCGCCGAGAATGAGGGTCGCGCAACTCCTGCGCTTCTGCCGGCGTCTCTACCCTCGGTGGTCCCAGGCAGAAACCAAAGCTCGACTCGAGCGTTTTTCGATTCCACTCGACGTGCCTTTCGGAAAGCTCTCGCGCGGCCAGAAGACCCAGGTGCACCTGGCCCTGGCTCTGGGGCACCAACCCGAGATCTTGATTCTGGACGACCCCACACTCGGTCTCGACGCGGTCGCCCGCAAATCGCTGTTCGAGGAGTTGGTTGACGAAATGGCCGAGCACAAGCCAACGGTCCTCATCGCTACTCATGACCTGCTCGGAGTCGAGAGGATCGCGGAACGCGTTGGCATCCTTCACGAGGGCCGGCTGGTCATGGACGAGGACATCGACGCCCTCAAGCGGGGCTTCAGAAAGCTGATGTTCTCCAACAAGGTCGATCCGGCAGTCGTGTCGCGCGAGGTCGAGGCCCTTCAGCCGATCGCCGTCGAAACCAACAGTTGGGGCACCGAGGCCATTGTCGCGCTGGAGCCAGCCGGTACGGCGACCGAGCTGTTCGGCACTCCGGCCGGAGCGCTCTCCGTCGAAGAGATCTTCGTCGCAGTCACCGGCTCGGGAGGTCCGGCATGAGAGCCTTCACGGCCGTCTTCATCCGCGAGATCGGCGAACATCGCCTGGTCTTCTTGATCGCCGGATTCCTGGCGCTGATTTCTCTCCTGGCACCCCTCCTCTCCACCACGAACGACTCTGCAAGAGACGTCCGCGAGGCAACCGCGATGGCGCTAGCACTCAGCTACGCTTTGATCCTCGCGGTTGTCCTCGGCGCAACCGGCATCGCGTCGGAGCTCGCCGCGGGGCGGCAGAGCTTCTTCTTTTCGCGACCCATCGGCGCAGGGACGCTGCTGAGCGCCAAGCTCGCCGCCGCTCTTGTCCTCGTAGCCGGTGGCGGCCTCCTGGCCGCGACGCCGGCGACACCTCGACTGGCCGAGCTCGCTTCGGACTGGGGAGGAGTGGGACTCGGCACCGGACGCGGTTTTGGAGCTACTGAAGCAACGTTGGTCGCTGCCTTCGCGATTGGGGCGCTCCTGCTGGTTCTGGGGTCCGCCCACTACTTGTCTCTTGCGCTCAGGGCTCGCGATGCCTGGCTGGCCGTGGATCTCGCTTGGCTCGCCATCCTCGCCGCCCTCGGATTCTGGTCTCATTCGCAACTGGAGTCCGCTTTTGCCTCTTCCCTCTGGAAGTGGATCCTCGGCCTCTGCCTGTTGCTCTTGATACCGGCCGTCCTGGTTTCGTGGTTGCTCCAGATAGCTCGCGGCCGCACAGATCTCGCGCGCAGCCATCGCTGGATGTCGGCAGTGCTGGGCTGCCTTTCTCTCACGATCGGTTCTTGGCTGGCGATCTCGGCCTATCGCGCTTCCCATCCTGAACCAACCGACGTCTGGGCACTCGACCATGTCCAAAGCGGCATTGGACAATGGCTGTACCTCAAAGGAGCGACGAGCTGGTCCTTCAAGTACCAACCCTCGTTCTTCTGGAATACCGCCACGAGCGACTTCATCCGCTTGAACTCAGCGCAATCAGTGACCCTCACCAAGGACGGCAGCAAAGCTCTCTGGCTCGCTCGCTCGGACCCCAGAGCCATGACCAGCGATCTCTACTCGATGGATCTGACCGCTCCAGAGCCACTGCGGGTGAAGAGCCCTGTCTCGATACCGGTTCCACGCATTGGAAGGAGGTTCCTGTCCGTCTCGCCGACCGGCAGCCTCGTGGCCGTCTGCCCTCATGGCCAGCAGTTGAGGGTCATCGATGTGGGTTCGGGAGTGCAGGTTCTGGCCCAGAAGCTTGAAAGAGGCCTTCTCCGCGGCGCCGTGTTTCGTGACTCCCAGACATTGCAATTGCTTCGTCAGCAAATGCTGATCGCGGAGCCCGACCTGGACGGGCATGTAGGTGCCAACGAACAGGTCTTCCTGGTCGACACGATTGACATCCAAACCGGCAACACGCGCTCCACTGTCACCGAGCCGCTGGCGCAGCACGCCCGGTCCCGCTGGTTTCCACAGGGTCAAACATTGATCTCGGGTCCGGCTCTAGTCGATCTCGCAACCGGTAAAGTGCTCGTCGACTTCAACTCCGACACATCGGATGAATGGAACACCCTGGACTACAGGTTTCTCTCTGACGGACGGATCATCGGTTACGACCAGTCCGGCGAGAACGCCACACTTCGTCTGTATGATCGTAGCGGCAAGAGCCTGCGCCGATTCGAGCTCGGACGAACTGGATACGTCTGGATCGGCGGACAAGCGAGCCGCGACGAACTATTCATCACGATCCACACGGGAGACCGGACGAAAGGCCGCCGTCACCAATCTCGGTCTTCGTGGGCCAGCCGGGTCCTCGATCTGAAGGACGGTTCGATCCGAGACCTGGGTTTCTTCTATTCGATGTCGAAGCCGGAAGACCCGCCTGGAGCCCGATCGACCTCTCTGTTCAGCGATGCGAACGACAGCTTGTACGAACGCGAAAGGGACGGCTCGTACAGACAGCTGACCCGAGGCCGGCGAGTCCGGGGGGGCCGTCCCGGGATGGGGCTGCTGCCTGACATATCGTTTTAGCCCGCTGTTTGAATGCGCGCGGACCGCTTCTGCCAGCGCGCCCGGGCCTTGGCGCGCTCCTCTTCGCGATTGCGTCGCGGCGAGGTGGTTTCGAGGCCGTCGACCAAGCGCTGGGTGGCCGCGGCGACTTCGTCGACCGCCCGATCGAAGGTAGCCTCGTTGGCCCTGGACGGCGCGCGCATGCCGCTGATCTTGCGCACGTACTGGAGCGCCGCGTCGCGCAGCTCCTCGTCAGTGGCTGCTGGATCGAAATTGAAAAGGGAACGGATGTTTCGGCACATGGCGGCCTCCCGGAAGATTCCCGCGAGATCCTAGCAGCCGGTGTCGGAGCTCAGTGGCCGGCGCTAGCCGTGACCGCGCCAGCTTTGGAGAATCTGCATGTAGTTTGCTCGCTCGAACGCCGCGGGATCCGGAGAGTGCTCCAGGTTCATGCTGCCGCGCATCTGGTTGAGCGATTCGTACTCATGCTCCACCAGCCAGTTCTCGAACTGGGTTCGGATCTCCGCCAGCCGCCCAGGGCCGTTCTTGAGCAACGCCGACACCATCTGAACCCCGTGAGCACCGCACATGACGGCCTTGACCGCGTCGACCCCGGTGTGGACACCTCCCGAAACCGCCAGTGAGCATCGCAGCTGGCTCGAGAGAACCGCGAGCCAACGCAAACGCAGCAAAAGCGTGGTCGGGCTCGACAGGTTCAGGCTGCGCACCACGTCGAGCTCCTCGACGTCGATATCGGCCTGGTAGAAGCGGTTGAAGAGAATCAGCCCCTCGGCGCCGGCGCTCTCCAGACGCCCCGCGAAGCTCGGCAGAGCCGTGTAGTACGGCGACAGCTTGACCGCCAGCGGAATACCGATCCGGGCTTTGAGCTCGTAGACCATCTGCACGCTCGAGTCCTCGACATCGACCACGGTCTCGTCGACCGAGGTCACCAGCTCGTAGAGGTTCAGCTCGAGCGCCGAGGCACCGGCCTCCTCGATCAACTCCGCGTAGTCGAGCCAGCGACCGCCGTGGGTTCCGTTGAGTGACGCCACGACCGGAACGTCGACCGCGTCGCGAATCAGGCGAATCTGCTCCAGATACTCCTCGGGTCCGAGCGCAAACTCGGTCGGCGCCGGCAGATAGCTCAGCGCCTCGGCAAACGAATAGGCCGGCGAATCCAGAAAGTCCGCAGTTGCGACCTGTTCCTGGTCGATCTGTTCTTCGAACAACGATCGCACGGTGATCGCGGACGCCCCGGCGTCTTCGAGCTGCTTGACGGTATCGAGATCGTCCGCGAGCGGCGACGCGCCCGTCATGAAGGGATTCGCCAGCTCGAGGCCCAGATAGTCGGTGGTCAGATCCATTCTCGTGCTCTCCTCAATTCGATGCGGTCGAAGCCGTCGAAGCGGCTTCTTGCTCCGCATCGGCCTCGCTCTGCGGTACCGAAACCTCCGCGAGCTGCTGGTAGATCGCATAGCGGCGCTCGGCCTGTCGTTGGCTCTCTGCCAGGAATTCCCGGTAGCGGGCCGGATCGAGCTTCTCCACCATCCGAAAACGGGTCTCGAGCGGAAGAATGTCTCGAACCTGGCGGCGCGGAGCCCTGGAATCGAGCTTGAGCGGCGGCAGGCCTTCGGTCGCACGCCTCGGGTCGTACCGGTAGAGCGGCCAGATCCCGGTGTCGACCAGCATCTTCTGGTGCTCGACCCCGTGAGCGAGGTCGTAGCCATGAGCGATGCAGGGGCTGTAGGCGATCACCAGCGAGGGGCCGGGATAGGCCTCGGCCTCGCGCAGCGCCTTGACGGCGTGGTTCATGTCCGCGCCGAACGCGATCGAAGCGACATAGACATGACCGTAGCTCATCTGCTCGAGCCCCAGGTCCTTCTTGGCGATCTCCTTGCCCGCCACGGCAAACTTCGCGGCTGCGCCCAGTGGCGTCGCCTTCGACGCCTGACCGCCTGTGTTCGAGTACACCTCGGTGTCCATCACCAGCACGTTGACGTTGCGCCGGAGCGACAGGACGTGATCGAGGCCGCCGTAGCCGATGTCGTAAGCCCAGCCGTCTCCGCCCAGCAGCCAGACACTCTTGGGCACCAGGTAATCGCAGACCTCTCGAAGCCTGGCGGCATCTTGGTTATCAGTGCCAGCAGTGCCAGCAGTGCCAGCAGCGCCAGCAGCGCCGGCCAGCTCGTCGAGCTTGGTCTTCAAGCGCTCGACCCGGCGGCGCTGCTCGGCGAACGCGGCCTCGTCATCCGGCTCGGCCGCCAAGATCTCTTTGACCAGACCCTGGCCGACGCGCCCTTCGAGGCCGGCGAGCAGTGAGCGTGCCTGCCCCGAGAGATGATCCACGGCCAGCCTGAAGCCGAGCCCGAACTCGGCGTTGTCTTCGAAGAGCGAGTTCGACCAGGCCGGACCACGCCCGTTCCGGTCCTTGGTAAACGGCGTCGTCGGCAGGTTGCCGCCGTAGATCGAGGAGCACCCGGTGGCATTGGCGATCAACAGCCGGTCGCCGAAGAGCTGGGTCATGAGCTTGACGTAGGGAGTCTCTCCGCAGCCGGCACAGGCTCCCGAGTACTCGAACAGCGGCTCGAGGAACTGCGAGCCCTTGGCGTCCAGGCGCTGCACCAGGGCTCGATCGATATCAGGAATGTCCAGGAAGTACCTGTAGTTCTCGCGTTCCCGGTCGCGTATCGGCCGCTGTTCCTCCATGTTGATCGCCTTGCGCTTCGGGCTGGCCTTGTCCTTCGCCGGGCAGACCTCGACGCACAGGTGGCAGCCGGTGCAATCCTCGGGCGCGACCTGCAGCGAGTACTGAAGGCCCTTGAATTCCTTCGCCTTGTAGGGCACCGATTGGAAGCTATCCGGCGCGGACGAGCCCTTGTCTCCGATACCTCCGTTGCCCCCGTTGCCGCTAGCCGCCTCGAAAACCTTCGAGCGAATGGCCGCATGGGGACAGACCAGGACGCAGTGGTTGCACTGGATACAGATCTTCGGGTCCCAGATCGGTATCTCCTGGGCGATATTGCGCTTCTCCCACTGGGTGGTGCCGGTTTGCCAGGTTCCGTCGACCGGAAAGGCGCTCACCGGCAGCAGGTCGCCCTTGCCGGCCAGCATGACCGAGGTCACCTTCTGAACAAAATCCGGCGCCTCGGTGGCAACGATCGGCGGCCGGCCTCTCTTCGCCGTCGCCTGCGGCGGGACCTCCACCGGGTACAGTCTCGTGACCGCGGCGTCGACAGCCCGGAAGTTCTTCTCGACCAGCACCGGACCGCGCTTGCCGTAGCTCTTCTCCAGCGCCTTCTTCACCTCCGCCAGCGCTTCGTCGCGAGGCAGGATGTCGGTCAACGCGAAGAAGCAGGCCTGCATGATGGTGTTGACGCGTCCCCCCAAACCCAGCTCGCGAGCCAGCCCGTAGGCATCGATCACCCAGAAGACCAGGTCTTTCTCGATGATGGTTTCCTGGACCTCCCTCGGTAGCCAGTCCCAGACCTGATCGGCCGCGTGCGGCGAGTTCAACAGGAAGGTCGCACCGTGACTCGCTCGCTCGAGAACGTCGAAGCGCTCGAGGAAGTCGAACTGATGGCAGGCGACGAACTGGGCCTGGCGCACCAGGTAGGCCGAACGGATCGGGAGGTCGCCGAAGCGCAGGTGGGAGACCGTGATCGCGCCGGCTTTCTTCGAGTCGTAGACGAAGTAGCCCTGGACGTGCTTATCGGTGTTCTCGCCAATGATCTTGATCGAGTTCTTGTTGGCGCTCACCGTGCCGTCCGAACCGAGTCCGAAGAAAATCGCTCGGACACTCTTCTCGTCCGCCGGCACGTCGCCCTCTTGGGACACTTCCAGCGAGGTCTGCGTCACGTCGTCGACGATCCCGACCGTGAAGTGGTTGCGGGGACTCGGCGCCGCCAGCTCGCGAAGAACGCTCTCGACGCAGGCCGGATCGAACTCCTTGGACGAAAGGCCATAGCGGCCGGCCACGATCGAAGGAGACTCGGACCAGGGCGCGACACCTTGATTCTCGGCTTCACGCGTGGCCGCAATGACGTCGAGGTAGAGCGGATCACCCACCGCACCCGGCTCCTTGGTCCGGTCGAGGACGGCCAGGCTGCGAACCGTTGCCGGCAGCGCTCGGGCGAAGGCCTCGACGTCGAAGGGCCTGTAGAGCCGCACCTTGAGCACGCCGACTTTCTCGCCCGCGCCGGCGAGTCGCGCCATCGTCTCGTGCGCGGTCTCGGCTCCGGATCCCATCAGCACCAAGACCCGCTCGGCCTCCGGATGACCGGCGTACTCGAAGAGGTCGTACTGCCGACCCGTGAGCTCGGCGAACCGGGCCATGGTCGACCGGACAATACCGGGGCAGGCGTCGTAGAAGCCGTTGCAGGCCTCTCGCGCTTGAAAGAAGGCATCGGGATTCTGGGCGGTGCCCCGCAGGACCGGACTGTCCGGAGTGAGTGCTCGGGCCCGATGAGCTTCGACCCAGCGCAAGTCGATCATCTCGCGCAGGACGGCATCCGACAGCTCCGCGATCTTCTGAATCTCGTGCGAGGTCCTGAAGCCGTCGAAGAAGTGCAGGAACGGAACCCGCGATTCGAGCGTCGCCGCCTGGGCGATCGCGGCCATGTCGTGGGCTTCCTGCACCGAACCCGAAACCAGAAAGGCGAAGCCCGTTTGACGGGCGGCCATGACGTCCGAATGGTCACAGAAGATCGACAGCGCATGCGTCGCGAGCGTGCGCGCCGCCACGTGCAGCACGAAAGGCGTCAGCTCACCGGCGATCTTGTACATGTTCGGGATCTTGAGCAGCAGCCCCTGCGACGCGGTGAAGCTGGTGCCCAGCGAGCCGGCCTGAATGGCTCCGTGGACGGCTCCCGCCGCTCCTCCCTCGGACTGCATCTCGACGACATCCGGCACCTGACCCCAGACGTTCTGCCGTTTCTCGACCGACCACGCATCGGCCAGCTCGCCCATCGGAGAGGCCGGTGTAATCGGGTAGATCGCGATTACTTCGTTGGTTCGATAGGCGACCGAGGCGGCGGCCTCGTTGCCATCGATGGTAGTCATACTCGGTTTGTTCATGGTCATCGCCTCGCCTATACGGTTCCGCTGGCATCGTAGAAGGGGCGGTGGCCCGTCACCACACCTGGCGGGACAGTCGCCGCCCCACCCCCGGGTGGGGGCTCGAGCCCAGTTCGCTGAGACCCAGCGCGCGGCGCCGAGAGAGGCCGCGCGTCAGGCGTTCGTTTGTGAGTCCGGCCGGCGCAGCTGGCGCCGTACCTGCCGGAAGCTGACCAGCCGGCCGTTGACCTCGTCCCAGAGGTGCAGCCTCGCGCTGCGGATACTGGACCACAGGGTCAAGCGGGTCACGTGGTGCAGCTCCGGCACCTCGGTGAAGCACTTCTTGAGCCGGTAGTTGGGAATCGCCGCAGCCAGATGATGGACGTGGTGGAAGCCGATGTTGCCGGTGAACCAATGCAGGAACGCCGGCAGGTCATAGAGGGAGCTGCCCTCGATCCCAGCGCGATGGAAGTCC carries:
- a CDS encoding HD domain-containing protein, whose amino-acid sequence is MHHKRGTGRSARAPRRFASFVSLRPAPQAVHTRIGGTGPRRWVASFEATRGATQDHRACYTRRPKKGHEEACLAVSETTSGRFTELKREIRERREREFLAPIAVCSADSRGREQEEAPDPYRTCFERDRDRILYSKPFRRLKQKAQVFINPEGDHVVTRLTHTLQVTQIARSLAAALGLNETLTEAICLGHEVGHAPFGHIGEEALSPYVEGEWLHSEQGVRVFSVLEPINLSWEVLDGIRAHTWKITPGPATQEGMLIRYADRIAYLVHDMEDAVRAGILTHAMLPAESRAVFGEPGRQWVSTMIHAVIDESIRLGEVAIAPRVLEAMNGFRAFMFENVYLRPESKIQAAKAVRILRDLVDYYLDHPDEMPASYRLREEPLVTQVLDVVAGMTDRYALRVHDQIFRPARTV
- a CDS encoding MFS transporter; this encodes MDGNRPSRGYPAYALAVLVLVYVFNFIDRQILSILAEDIKADLGLSDASLGFLYGTAFAVFYAIFGIPLGRLADIWTRKKVIAIGLFAWSAMTALSGTARSLASLAAFRIGVGIGESSASPAAFSMLGDYFPPRRRATAVAVYSSGVFIGSGVGLFLGGWIVDSWNSAFPTGGPFGLVGWQAAFFGVGLPGLLMALWVWTLREPARGASEGLAAAELHPHPFRELFREIAAIVPPFTVLSIARGESGLRGVVRNLAIAGACAATAWALTAATGDTIQWVALAIGLYAFFSWLQGLALRDRPAYVLIYRSRAMVFGMLGFGFLSFAGYGLGFWFAPYFIRVFDAGVGQVGMVLGVVTAVAGWLGVTTGGVFSDWLKQRNPRARLHVGMATAAAALAVGVLFLNSGERTTAYALVFGFQLSSPFWIGSAVALANEIVLPRMRASASAFYLLAVTFVGLALGPYAIGKLSDRFVSAGAPSAEALQRALMVSLAAYILAFVLLWIASRFVEREEGDRVERARAAGEA
- a CDS encoding GntR family transcriptional regulator, whose protein sequence is MIEIDPRDARPIWRQIEQGLRDLIRRGRLEPGVAVPSVRELARSQRVNPATVSKAYRSLTDAGYLEVRRGEGTFVAVTAPRLDSRRRREILRSEAARLIEFAMGLDVSADELSSVLDEIWSEHLEGATSLRERKHARIRL
- a CDS encoding ABC transporter ATP-binding protein; amino-acid sequence: MPESDCDLHLQNVSIAYGRSPVLEDVTFQVRRGTTYALLGRNGTGKSSLIRSLLGHRPARAGKIRLLGEDPWKKRKSLMNEIGVVPETPDAPPRMRVAQLLRFCRRLYPRWSQAETKARLERFSIPLDVPFGKLSRGQKTQVHLALALGHQPEILILDDPTLGLDAVARKSLFEELVDEMAEHKPTVLIATHDLLGVERIAERVGILHEGRLVMDEDIDALKRGFRKLMFSNKVDPAVVSREVEALQPIAVETNSWGTEAIVALEPAGTATELFGTPAGALSVEEIFVAVTGSGGPA
- a CDS encoding DUF2277 domain-containing protein: MCRNIRSLFNFDPAATDEELRDAALQYVRKISGMRAPSRANEATFDRAVDEVAAATQRLVDGLETTSPRRNREEERAKARARWQKRSARIQTAG
- a CDS encoding dihydroorotate dehydrogenase-like protein; translation: MDLTTDYLGLELANPFMTGASPLADDLDTVKQLEDAGASAITVRSLFEEQIDQEQVATADFLDSPAYSFAEALSYLPAPTEFALGPEEYLEQIRLIRDAVDVPVVASLNGTHGGRWLDYAELIEEAGASALELNLYELVTSVDETVVDVEDSSVQMVYELKARIGIPLAVKLSPYYTALPSFAGRLESAGAEGLILFNRFYQADIDVEELDVVRSLNLSSPTTLLLRLRWLAVLSSQLRCSLAVSGGVHTGVDAVKAVMCGAHGVQMVSALLKNGPGRLAEIRTQFENWLVEHEYESLNQMRGSMNLEHSPDPAAFERANYMQILQSWRGHG